From one Bombus pascuorum unplaced genomic scaffold, iyBomPasc1.1, whole genome shotgun sequence genomic stretch:
- the LOC132915618 gene encoding cytosolic endo-beta-N-acetylglucosaminidase-like isoform X4: MRTEVTESQPFKNLKELFDNVGNLKPWPEIGELRDSTDYVYSGLEISAGRTRLEKLDREVHPKTLLCHDMKGGYLEDRFIYGSESYDSYLFYHWSVIDTFVYFSHHFITVPPFGWINAAHNHGVKVLGTVITEREGIWDVILEYHEEVRRFADALILVAKFYKFDGWLLNIENTIKSEQVNNLIYFVKYLTENIHEAIRNSEIIWYDSVTNEGKLNWQNELNSKNIDFFLNCDAIYLNYNWMKSKLKNSLALAKNHSRDIYDIYVGLDIWGRGCPGGGGFNSSYALQKIRHEGLSVALFGPGWTHEFFGSKTFQEVEDLFWAQLFPYLYVHISIYEEEVFKTSFCRGSGSMYYRCGQALYERDGKRFKHKPFYNLSLQNPQISVPIPHMKFTSSPQLPEPKSENDRNECSEEPIHYVYETRKNVVRVLKNVVNIENKMPMLYGNSFEFCSEFSFRGGGCIKLTTNDLTTRSYHRLFLVHIEFQQDIVAIIAYKKMESSIANGSQPEPILVLGNNTGLKSIVHYKSRNLVANWKRWKGIPCERATSAFDRKLQ, from the exons ATGAGGACGGAAGTTACAGAGTCACAACCTTtcaaaaacttaaaagaattattcgataacgtgggtaaCTTGAAACCATGGCCAGAAATTGGAGAActacgagattcaactgattatgtgtacagtggtttagaaataagcgcagGAAGAACgcggttagaaaaattggatagagaagtacatccGAAAACGTTGCTCTgtcatgatatgaaaggtggctacctagaagacag atttatatatggatcagaatcttatgattcttacctattttatcactggagtgttattgacacttttgtgtattttagtcatcatttcataactgtgcccccttttggatggattaatgcagcacataatcatggtgtaaaagttcttggtactgtaattacggaaagagaaggtaTCTGGGATGTTATACTTGAATATCatgaagaagtaagaagatttgcagatgcactaatacttgttgcaaaattttataagtttgatggctggttattaaatattgaaaataccattaaaagtgagcaagttaataatttaatttattttgtaaaatatttaacagaaaatattcatgaagcaattagaaattctgaaattatatggtacgatagcgtaaccaatgaaggaaaattaaattggcaaaatgagcttaaCAGTAAAAACAT agatttctttttaaactgcgatgccatttacttgaattataactggatgaaatcaaaattgaaaaacagtttggcacttgcaaaaaatcacagcagagatatttatgatatttatgtaggacTTGATATTTGGGGAAGAGGTTGTCCTGGcggtggtggatttaattcatcatat gctttacaaaaaatacgacacgaaggactttctgttgcactttttggtccaggttggactcacgaatttttcggatctaagacattccaagaagtagaagatctattttgggcacagttgtttccttatttatacgTTCATATATCtatctacgaagaagaagtattCAAAACATCATTTTGCCGTGGCAGTGGTAGCATGTATTATCGCTGTGGTCAG GCACTATATGAAAGggatggaaaaagatttaaacacaaaccattttacaatttatccctgCAAAATCCACAAATTTCAGTACCTATACCgcacatgaaatttacatcatcgcctcaacttccagaaccgaaaagtgaaaacgatcgaaatgagTGTTCAGAAGAACCGATACATtatgtttatgaaacgaggaagaatgttgttcgagtattaaaaaatgttgtaaatattgaaaataaaatgccaatGCTATATGGAAATAGCTTCGAATTTTGCAGCGAGTTCTCTTTCAGAGGTGGTGGTTGCATAAAATTAACTACAAATGATCTTACAACTAGGTCATATCACAG ACTATTTCTCGTTCACATCGAATTTCAACAAGACATTGTAGCAATCATTgcttataaaaaaatggagTCGTCCATAGCAAATGGAAGTCAACCCGAACCAATACTAGTTCTCGGCAATAATACAGGCTTAAAATCCATCGTTCATTATAAATCAAGGAATTTGGTTGCCAACTGGAAAAGATG
- the LOC132915618 gene encoding cytosolic endo-beta-N-acetylglucosaminidase-like isoform X3, which yields MRTEVTESQPFKNLKELFDNVGNLKPWPEIGELRDSTDYVYSGLEISAGRTRLEKLDREVHPKTLLCHDMKGGYLEDRFIYGSESYDSYLFYHWSVIDTFVYFSHHFITVPPFGWINAAHNHGVKVLGTVITEREGIWDVILEYHEEVRRFADALILVAKFYKFDGWLLNIENTIKSEQVNNLIYFVKYLTENIHEAIRNSEIIWYDSVTNEGKLNWQNELNSKNIDFFLNCDAIYLNYNWMKSKLKNSLALAKNHSRDIYDIYVGLDIWGRGCPGGGGFNSSYALQKIRHEGLSVALFGPGWTHEFFGSKTFQEVEDLFWAQLFPYLYVHISIYEEEVFKTSFCRGSGSMYYRCGQALYERDGKRFKHKPFYNLSLQNPQISVPIPHMKFTSSPQLPEPKSENDRNECSEEPIHYVYETRKNVVRVLKNVVNIENKMPMLYGNSFEFCSEFSFRGGGCIKLTTNDLTTRSYHRLFLVHIEFQQDIVAIIAYKKMESSIANGSQPEPILVLGNNTGLKSIVHYKSRNLVANWKRWFNNESAVNGITNILSSKV from the exons ATGAGGACGGAAGTTACAGAGTCACAACCTTtcaaaaacttaaaagaattattcgataacgtgggtaaCTTGAAACCATGGCCAGAAATTGGAGAActacgagattcaactgattatgtgtacagtggtttagaaataagcgcagGAAGAACgcggttagaaaaattggatagagaagtacatccGAAAACGTTGCTCTgtcatgatatgaaaggtggctacctagaagacag atttatatatggatcagaatcttatgattcttacctattttatcactggagtgttattgacacttttgtgtattttagtcatcatttcataactgtgcccccttttggatggattaatgcagcacataatcatggtgtaaaagttcttggtactgtaattacggaaagagaaggtaTCTGGGATGTTATACTTGAATATCatgaagaagtaagaagatttgcagatgcactaatacttgttgcaaaattttataagtttgatggctggttattaaatattgaaaataccattaaaagtgagcaagttaataatttaatttattttgtaaaatatttaacagaaaatattcatgaagcaattagaaattctgaaattatatggtacgatagcgtaaccaatgaaggaaaattaaattggcaaaatgagcttaaCAGTAAAAACAT agatttctttttaaactgcgatgccatttacttgaattataactggatgaaatcaaaattgaaaaacagtttggcacttgcaaaaaatcacagcagagatatttatgatatttatgtaggacTTGATATTTGGGGAAGAGGTTGTCCTGGcggtggtggatttaattcatcatat gctttacaaaaaatacgacacgaaggactttctgttgcactttttggtccaggttggactcacgaatttttcggatctaagacattccaagaagtagaagatctattttgggcacagttgtttccttatttatacgTTCATATATCtatctacgaagaagaagtattCAAAACATCATTTTGCCGTGGCAGTGGTAGCATGTATTATCGCTGTGGTCAG GCACTATATGAAAGggatggaaaaagatttaaacacaaaccattttacaatttatccctgCAAAATCCACAAATTTCAGTACCTATACCgcacatgaaatttacatcatcgcctcaacttccagaaccgaaaagtgaaaacgatcgaaatgagTGTTCAGAAGAACCGATACATtatgtttatgaaacgaggaagaatgttgttcgagtattaaaaaatgttgtaaatattgaaaataaaatgccaatGCTATATGGAAATAGCTTCGAATTTTGCAGCGAGTTCTCTTTCAGAGGTGGTGGTTGCATAAAATTAACTACAAATGATCTTACAACTAGGTCATATCACAG ACTATTTCTCGTTCACATCGAATTTCAACAAGACATTGTAGCAATCATTgcttataaaaaaatggagTCGTCCATAGCAAATGGAAGTCAACCCGAACCAATACTAGTTCTCGGCAATAATACAGGCTTAAAATCCATCGTTCATTATAAATCAAGGAATTTGGTTGCCAACTGGAAAAGATG